The Elaeis guineensis isolate ETL-2024a chromosome 13, EG11, whole genome shotgun sequence genome includes a region encoding these proteins:
- the LOC105056137 gene encoding LOW QUALITY PROTEIN: protein argonaute 7 (The sequence of the model RefSeq protein was modified relative to this genomic sequence to represent the inferred CDS: inserted 1 base in 1 codon) gives MEEEAKDEKKKPSRKWTPMERRSHPTTLRELSNSSQHPLHDGYYYQRRYQAYPALLPLPLPLPPPILLQLPPTPPLLQSNAPKSKPHGQKSLWKKKPVHXASLETQVAVLPIPQAMEVIQQKTNPLPGKKGAAVDGKSLNCHTEHVGGPQATVAARRPDSGGDEGSVIPLIANHFPVQFDPSQKIFHYNVDISPCPSKEIARLIKRKLVQDHSDMLSGALPVFDGRKNLYSPVEFQGDRLEFFVSLPIPSAKFLPSYNGGNLFGKQKSKLFRVNIRLASKLSGLDLNRYLKEEDDGIPLPQDYLHALDVALRESPTENCIPMGRSLYTSSMGGVKDIGGGAVGLRGFFQSLRPTQQGLSLNVDFSVTAFHESIGIIPYLQKRCEFLRDLSQRKTRGLVGEEKKEVEKALKNIRVFVCHRETDQRYRVFSLTDEATENLKFRDRDGKDLMLVDYFKDHYNHDIQFRNLPCLQISRSKPCYLPMELCIVCEGQKFLGKLSDEQTARILKMGCQRPGERKDIINGVVGGAVGPTSGCYADEFKIQVSKEMTQLCGRVLQPPKLKLGDGGHVRNITPNRHDRQWNLLNSHVAEGSQIRRWALISFGGTPEQRSCIPKFINQLSNRCEQLGIFLNRNTIISPLYEHMQVLNNVSTLEAKLKKIHEAASGNLQLLMCVMEKKHRGYADFKRIAETGIGVVSQCCLYSNLSKLSSQFLANLSLKINAKLGGCNVVLYNTLPCQIPRIFRDDEPVIFMGADVTHPHPLDDFSPSVAAVVGSMNWPAANKYISRMRSQTHRQEIIEDLEEMVGELLEEFFLTVDKLPCRIIFFRDGVSETQFYKVLKEELQAIRAACLKFPKYEPTITFVVVQKRHHTRLFINEKNASSCQFVDENIPPGTVVDTVITHPREFDFYLCSHWGMKGTSRPTHYHILWDENNFKSDEVQKLIHNLCYTFVRCTKPVSLVPPAYYAHLAAYRGRLYLDRSDSMPCARTTLSRAAPLQTAPLPKLRDNVKKLMFYC, from the exons atggaAGAGGAAGCTAAGGATGAAAAGAAGAAACCCAGTAGGAAGTGGACACCAATGGAGAGGAGGTCTCATCCCACCACCCTAAGGGAGTTATCCAACTCTAGTCAGCACCCACTCCATGATGGATACTATTATCAGAGGAGATACCAGGCCTACCCAGCActtctccccctccctctccctctaccTCCCCCAATACTCCTTCAGCTCCCTCCAACACCACCTCTCCTCCAGAGCAACGCTCCTAAATCAAAACCTCACGGCCAGAAGTCCTTGTGGAAAAAGAAGCCAGTTC GCGCCTCGTTGGAAACCCAGGTTGCAGTCTTGCCTATTCCTCAAG CTATGGAGGTCATCCAACAGAAAACTAATCCCTTACCAGGAAAGAAAGGTGCTGCAGTGGATGGAAAATCTTTAAATTGCCACACAGAACATGTGGGTGGTCCTCAAGCTACGGTGGCAGCCCGAAGGCCGGATTCTGGCGGCGATGAAGGCTCTGTTATTCCCCTTATTGCCAACCATTTCCCTGTCCAATTTGATCCCTCacaaaaaattttccattataATGTTGATATATCTCCATGTCCATCCAAGGAAATTGCACGGCTGATCAAGAGGAAGCTGGTGCAGGATCACTCTGATATGCTTTCTGGTGCACTGCCAGTCTTCGATGGTCGGAAGAATTTATACAGCCCTGTTGAGTTCCAAGGTGATAGGCTTGAGTTCTTTGTAAGTCTACCAATTCCCTCGGCCAAATTCTTGCCTTCCTATAATGGTGGTAATTTGTTTGGGAAACAGAAATCTAAACTCTTCAGGGTAAACATTAGGCTAGCTTCCAAACTAAGTGGCCTGGATTTGAATAGATATTTAAAAGAAGAGGATGATGGTATCCCTCTTCCTCAGGATTATCTTCATGCTTTGGATGTAGCCTTGCGCGAGAGCCCGACAGAGAATTGCATTCCTATGGGCCGGTCATTGTATACCAGCTCCATGGGAGGAGTCAAAGACATTGGTGGAGGAGCTGTGGGATTGAGAGGATTCTTCCAGAGTCTTAGACCAACCCAACAAGGCCTATCTCTTAATGTTGATTTCTCGGTGACAGCTTTTCATGAAAGCATAGGCATCATCCCTTACCTACAGAAGCGCTGCGAGTTCCTACGAGACCTTTCACAGAGGAAAACCAGGGGATTGGtgggagaagagaagaaagaagttgAGAAGGCCCTGAAGAACATTAGAGTCTTTGTCTGCCATAGAGAAACAGATCAGAGATACCGGGTTTTTAGCCTTACCGATGAAGCAACAGAGAACCTCAAGTTCAGAGACAGAGATGGGAAGGATCTGATGTTGGTGGATTATTTCAAGGATCACTACAACCATGACATTCAATTCAGAAACCTTCCATGCTTGCAGATTAGTAGAAGCAAGCCATGTTATCTGCCAATGGAGCTCTGCATTGTGTGTGAAGGCCAGAAATTTCTTGGAAAGCTTTCTGATGAGCAGACCGCAAGAATACTTAAGATGGGCTGCCAGAGGCCTGGAGAGCGGAAAGACATCATCAATGGCGTCGTGGGAGGTGCAGTTGGCCCGACAAG TGGATGCTATGCTGATGAGTTCAAGATACAAGTTTCAAAAGAGATGACCCAGCTTTGTGGAAGAGTCCTTCAGCCTCCCAAACTAAAACTCGGTGATGGTGGTCATGTTAGAAATATAACTCCAAACAGACATGACCGGCAGTGGAACTTGCTCAACAGCCATGTGGCCGAAGGTTCCCAAATAAGGAGGTGGGCTCTGATAAGTTTTGGTGGCACCCCGGAGCAGCGGTCCTGCATCCCTAAGTTCATAAACCAGCTCTCTAATCGGTGCGAGCAGCTTGGCATATTTCTGAACAGGAACACAATCATAAGCCCATTATATGAACACATGCAGGTGCTGAACAATGTGTCAACTTTGGAAGCCAAGCTCAAGAAAATCCATGAAGCTGCATCAGGGAACCTCCAACTTCTCATGTGTGTAATGGAGAAGAAGCACAGGGGCTATGCTGATTTCAAGAGAATTGCCGAGACTGGTATAGGTGTAGTGAGTCAGTGCTGTTTATATTCCAATCTCAGTAAGCTCAGCTCACAATTCCTGGCGAATTTATCTCTTAAAATCAATGCAAAGCTTGGTGGCTGCAATGTAGTACTCTATAACACTTTACCCTGCCAAATTCCGAGGATATTCAGAGATGATGAACCGGTGATCTTTATGGGTGCCGATGTCACGCACCCGCACCCGCTCGATGACTTCAGCCCATCTGTTGCGGCTGTTGTTGGCAGCATGAATTGGCCTGCAGCAAATAAGTACATTTCTCGGATGAGGTCTCAGACGCACCGGCAAGAGATCATCGAAGACCTGGAAGAGATGGTAGGCGAGCTACTCGAGGAGTTCTTCCTTACAGTTGACAAACTCCCATGTAGAATTATTTTTTTCAGAGATGGCGTGAGTGAGACTCAGTTCTACAAGGTGCTGAAGGAAGAGTTGCaggccatcagagcagcatgttTGAAGTTCCCCAAGTACGAGCCCACCATCACCTTCGTAGTAGTCCAGAAGAGGCACCATACAAGACTCTTCATAAATGAGAAGAATGCCTCTTCTTGCCAGTTTGTTGATGAAAACATACCACCTGGAACTGTTGTGGATACCGTGATAACACATCCAAgggaatttgatttttatctgtGCAGTCATTGGGGGATGAAAGGAACAAGCAGGCCGACTCATTACCATATCCTGTGGGATGAGAACAATTTCAAATCCGATGAAGTGCAGAAGTTGATTCATAATCTCTGCTACACATTTGTGAGATGCACCAAACCAGTTTCTCTTGTGCCACCTGCATACTATGCTCACCTTGCAGCATATAGAGGCAGATTGTATCTCGACAGGTCGGACTCCATGCCATGTGCCCGGACTACACTATCTCGAGCCGCTCCTCTGCAAACTGCACCATTGCCAAAGCTTCGAGACAATGTCAAGAAGCTTATGTTCTACTGCTGA